A single Nostoc sp. PCC 7107 DNA region contains:
- a CDS encoding ATP-binding sensor histidine kinase produces the protein METVKAPIIPGYEISLQLYAGSRTQVYRAIRESDQLPVVIKLLTSEYPSFSELLQLRNQYTISKNLHITGIIQPLSLETYNNGYILVMADTGGISLREYIQSNTLTLAEFLTIAIELTTSLHELHQNRVIHKDIKPANILIHPQTKQVQLIDFSIASLLPKETQEIKSPNVLEGTLAYISPEQTGRMNRAIDYRSDYYSLGVTFYELLTGELPFDSNDPMELVHCHLAKIPHEVKSAEIPQVLSDIVLKLMAKNAEDRYQSALGLKYDLEICLTQLQDTGEITDFNICERDVCDRFLIPEKLYGREAEVNRLLQAFERVANGTSEMMLVAGFSGIGKTAVVNEVHKPITRQQGYFIKGKFDQFNRNIPFSAFVQALRDLMGQLLSESDAKLAQWRSQILAVLGENGQVLIEVIPELERLIGKQNPAPELSGTAAQNRFNLLFQKFIAVFTTLEHPLVLFLDDLQWADLASFQLIKLLMEDKNYLLLLGAYRDNEVSSAHPLMLTLEEMKKAGRTFNTITLAPLVEQDTNQLVADTLRCPTELTHPLTKLIERKTQGNPFFITQFLKVLYEDGEITFNYQQGYWECDITQILSLSLTDDVVEFVAQQLQKLPQETQDVLKLAACIGNSFDLTTLAIVFQQSLTDTATVLWKALQEGLILPQSELYKFYLSQTQANGNNDHIKNVTYRFLHDRIQQAAYCLIPKDQKAATHYQIGQLLLQHTDKAELEEKIFDLVNQFKLGIDLVTSPQEQKYLAELNLIAGRRAKMATAYPASVQYYAAARKLLAEDHWQESYNFMLAIYTEATEVAYLNTDFEQMEQLSKIVLNQVKNIWDSVPIYEIKIQACIAQNQLRLGLDTSVAILHKLGIDLPNQPTYQDIHQALEKTHLVLVGKTTAELIDLSLMTDTRAHAAMRILSSTFGAAYNGCPEMLPLIICEQVNLSIQQGNTALSAFAYASYGLILCAFTGVVETSYEFGQLALNLMEKLCTQQLRAKIEAVFNNCIRHWQDPLTSTLTPLLQGYQSGLETGDLEWAVWCIFGYSFHSYCAGKELTGLEQELATYSKAIAQLKQTTALNYQKTYHQATLNLLGCSETPFKLIGDVYNEDLMLPQHQEVNDRPAVYHAKINKLILCYLFGEYEQAQAEAAMAAQYLDGVPGLFVSVLLPFYDALAQLAMLHQVSEGEASASLERVQLHQAKLQQWANLVPDNHLHKFNLVEAERCRVLGKPYVAMELYDQAIAGAKKNNYIQEEALANELAAKFYLNWHKEKVAAGYMQEAYYCYAHWGAKAKTDDLEKRYPHLLRPILQKNTQNWNPLDTLASLSTANVVIHSSLTTSLSSSSSINATLDFAAILKASQTISSQIQLNELLHQLTQIILQNSGGDRCALILLNNQGEWLLRAIATPENTELFAEPLEGHPNLPVKLIQYVKNTQEIVVIDELKTNLPVIDEYLWQQQPKSLLCLPIINQGHLIGILYLKNHYTSGVFTCDRILILNFLCIQAAISLENARLYQKIENYSCILETEVEQKTQALNQKAQNLEQTLSKLQQTQAQLIHAEKMSSLGQLVAGIAHEINNPVSFIKGNITYTKGYFQDMMSLLKLYQQEYPEPSPAIKTKSQAIDIDFLFRDVNKILESMDVGSDRISQIVLSLRNFSRVDEAGIKAVDLHSGIESTLLILQHRLQGSENQPEIQVIKEYGNLPLANCYPSHLNQVFLNIINNSIDAMRDNPQCGEKPQIRIRTEVIDNQRLRIAIANTDSTIPLDIQNRIFEPFFTTKPVGRGTGLGLFVSYSIIQQHHGILTVRSQPTEETEFEIILPLILLAEKSIAEDENICHLRSNNPIKEF, from the coding sequence ATGGAGACAGTTAAAGCCCCCATCATTCCCGGATATGAAATAAGCTTGCAACTGTACGCAGGCTCAAGAACCCAAGTATATAGGGCTATCCGCGAATCAGATCAACTCCCAGTTGTCATCAAACTACTGACCTCAGAATATCCCAGTTTTAGCGAACTACTGCAACTCCGCAATCAATACACCATTAGCAAAAATCTCCACATTACAGGAATTATTCAGCCATTATCATTAGAAACATATAACAATGGTTATATATTAGTCATGGCAGATACAGGAGGAATATCATTACGGGAATATATTCAAAGCAATACCCTCACCCTCGCAGAATTTCTCACAATCGCTATCGAGTTAACCACCAGTCTCCATGAATTACATCAAAATCGGGTAATTCATAAAGATATCAAACCCGCAAATATCTTAATTCATCCCCAAACAAAACAAGTTCAACTGATAGACTTTAGTATCGCTTCATTACTACCCAAAGAAACCCAAGAAATCAAAAGTCCAAATGTTTTGGAAGGAACTTTAGCTTATATCTCCCCAGAACAAACTGGCAGAATGAACCGCGCCATTGACTATCGTAGTGATTATTATTCTTTGGGTGTAACATTCTATGAATTATTAACCGGAGAATTACCATTTGATAGTAACGACCCGATGGAATTAGTGCATTGTCATCTAGCAAAAATTCCTCATGAAGTCAAAAGTGCAGAAATTCCGCAAGTGCTTTCAGATATTGTGCTGAAATTAATGGCAAAAAATGCCGAGGATAGATATCAAAGTGCTTTGGGACTGAAATATGATTTAGAAATTTGTTTAACGCAACTCCAAGATACAGGAGAAATTACAGATTTTAACATCTGTGAACGGGATGTGTGCGATCGCTTTCTCATCCCCGAAAAATTATATGGTAGAGAAGCCGAAGTTAATCGCTTATTACAAGCCTTTGAGCGTGTCGCCAATGGCACATCAGAAATGATGCTGGTGGCGGGTTTTTCAGGGATTGGGAAAACTGCTGTAGTTAACGAAGTTCACAAGCCAATTACCCGTCAGCAGGGGTATTTTATCAAAGGTAAGTTTGACCAATTTAATCGGAATATTCCCTTCAGTGCTTTTGTCCAGGCTTTACGCGATTTGATGGGTCAATTGTTATCAGAATCGGATGCCAAGTTGGCACAGTGGCGCAGTCAAATTTTAGCAGTGCTGGGGGAGAATGGGCAAGTTTTAATTGAGGTCATTCCCGAACTAGAACGATTGATTGGTAAACAAAACCCAGCACCAGAACTATCTGGAACTGCGGCACAAAATCGGTTTAATTTGCTGTTTCAAAAGTTTATTGCTGTCTTCACTACATTAGAGCATCCTTTGGTGCTATTTTTGGATGATTTACAATGGGCAGATTTAGCTTCTTTTCAGTTAATTAAACTCTTGATGGAGGATAAAAACTATCTGCTGTTGTTGGGTGCTTATCGAGACAATGAAGTGTCATCTGCACACCCGTTAATGTTGACGCTGGAGGAGATGAAGAAGGCTGGTAGGACGTTTAATACTATTACTCTGGCACCTCTGGTTGAGCAGGATACAAATCAGTTGGTAGCTGATACTTTACGTTGTCCTACAGAGCTAACCCATCCTTTGACAAAATTAATTGAGCGCAAAACTCAAGGTAATCCGTTTTTTATTACCCAGTTTCTCAAGGTGTTATATGAAGATGGGGAAATTACATTTAATTATCAGCAAGGTTATTGGGAATGTGATATTACTCAAATTCTGTCCCTATCTCTGACTGATGATGTGGTGGAGTTTGTCGCCCAACAGTTGCAGAAATTACCCCAGGAAACTCAAGATGTTTTGAAGTTGGCTGCTTGTATTGGTAATTCTTTTGATTTAACTACTTTGGCGATTGTTTTTCAGCAGTCTCTGACTGATACTGCCACAGTATTATGGAAGGCTTTACAAGAGGGTTTGATTTTACCCCAAAGTGAACTATATAAATTTTATTTGAGCCAGACGCAAGCAAACGGCAATAATGACCATATCAAAAATGTCACCTATCGATTTCTGCACGATCGCATTCAACAAGCTGCTTACTGTTTAATTCCAAAAGACCAAAAAGCAGCTACTCATTATCAAATTGGACAACTGCTACTCCAGCATACTGACAAAGCAGAACTTGAAGAAAAAATCTTTGATTTGGTCAATCAATTCAAACTCGGAATCGATTTAGTTACCAGTCCTCAAGAGCAGAAATATCTAGCTGAATTGAATTTAATTGCCGGACGCAGAGCTAAGATGGCCACAGCTTACCCTGCATCTGTCCAATATTATGCAGCAGCCAGGAAATTGTTAGCCGAGGATCATTGGCAAGAATCATATAATTTCATGCTGGCAATCTACACAGAAGCGACAGAAGTTGCTTATCTGAATACTGATTTTGAGCAGATGGAACAGCTATCAAAAATAGTCCTAAATCAGGTAAAAAACATTTGGGATAGCGTACCTATTTATGAAATTAAAATTCAAGCTTGTATTGCCCAAAATCAACTGCGGTTAGGGCTAGATACATCTGTGGCGATTTTGCATAAGTTGGGTATAGATTTACCAAACCAACCTACCTACCAAGATATTCATCAAGCATTAGAGAAAACTCACTTAGTATTGGTGGGAAAAACCACCGCAGAATTAATCGATTTGTCTTTAATGACAGATACTCGCGCCCACGCTGCAATGCGGATTTTGTCGAGTACGTTTGGGGCTGCTTATAATGGCTGTCCAGAAATGTTACCCTTAATTATTTGTGAGCAAGTTAATTTATCTATTCAACAGGGTAATACAGCTTTATCTGCTTTTGCCTATGCAAGTTATGGTTTAATTCTTTGTGCTTTTACTGGTGTAGTGGAAACAAGTTATGAATTTGGGCAATTAGCTTTAAATTTAATGGAAAAGTTATGCACCCAACAACTGCGTGCCAAGATAGAAGCAGTATTTAATAATTGCATTAGACATTGGCAAGATCCTCTCACATCTACATTGACACCTTTATTACAAGGCTACCAAAGTGGATTGGAAACAGGGGATTTAGAATGGGCTGTGTGGTGCATATTTGGTTATAGTTTCCATTCTTATTGTGCTGGCAAAGAACTAACGGGATTAGAACAAGAGTTAGCGACATATAGTAAGGCGATCGCCCAACTCAAGCAAACCACAGCACTTAATTATCAGAAAACCTATCACCAAGCGACTTTAAACTTACTAGGTTGTAGTGAAACTCCTTTTAAGTTAATAGGCGATGTTTACAACGAAGACTTAATGTTACCCCAACATCAGGAAGTTAATGATCGTCCGGCTGTGTATCACGCCAAGATTAACAAACTGATTCTCTGCTACTTATTTGGTGAGTATGAGCAGGCTCAAGCTGAGGCTGCTATGGCTGCACAATATTTAGATGGCGTTCCGGGGTTATTTGTCAGTGTTTTGCTGCCTTTTTACGATGCTTTAGCTCAGTTAGCCATGTTGCACCAAGTATCTGAAGGTGAAGCATCAGCTAGTTTAGAGCGCGTTCAACTTCATCAAGCAAAACTTCAGCAATGGGCAAATCTCGTTCCTGACAATCATTTGCACAAATTTAACTTAGTAGAAGCCGAACGCTGCCGTGTTTTGGGCAAACCTTACGTTGCAATGGAATTATATGATCAGGCGATCGCCGGAGCTAAAAAAAATAATTACATCCAAGAAGAAGCATTAGCAAACGAACTCGCCGCCAAATTTTACCTCAATTGGCACAAAGAGAAAGTCGCCGCAGGTTATATGCAGGAAGCTTACTACTGCTATGCTCATTGGGGTGCAAAAGCCAAAACTGATGATTTAGAAAAACGCTACCCTCATTTATTGCGTCCAATTCTGCAAAAAAACACACAGAACTGGAACCCATTGGACACACTAGCGAGTCTGTCTACCGCCAATGTTGTAATTCATTCTTCCTTGACAACCTCCCTCTCTTCTAGTTCGTCGATTAATGCAACGCTAGATTTTGCCGCCATTCTCAAAGCCTCTCAAACTATCTCTAGTCAGATTCAACTTAATGAACTACTGCACCAACTAACTCAGATAATTTTGCAAAATTCTGGTGGCGATCGCTGTGCCTTAATTCTGCTGAATAATCAAGGAGAATGGCTTTTGAGAGCCATTGCGACACCGGAGAACACAGAACTTTTTGCCGAACCTTTAGAAGGTCATCCTAATTTACCTGTCAAGTTAATCCAATATGTGAAAAACACCCAAGAAATTGTGGTGATTGATGAACTCAAAACTAATTTACCTGTAATTGATGAATATTTATGGCAACAACAACCAAAAAGTTTGTTGTGCTTGCCCATTATCAATCAAGGACATTTAATAGGAATTTTATATTTAAAAAATCACTACACTAGTGGTGTATTTACCTGCGATCGCATCCTGATTCTTAACTTCCTTTGTATTCAAGCTGCTATTTCTTTAGAAAATGCTCGCTTGTACCAAAAAATCGAAAATTATTCTTGTATTTTAGAAACAGAGGTAGAGCAAAAAACCCAAGCTCTGAACCAAAAAGCCCAAAATTTAGAGCAAACTTTAAGTAAATTACAACAAACTCAAGCCCAATTAATTCATGCAGAAAAAATGTCATCTCTTGGGCAATTAGTAGCAGGAATCGCTCACGAAATCAATAATCCAGTTAGTTTTATTAAAGGAAATATAACCTATACAAAAGGTTATTTCCAAGACATGATGAGTTTGCTGAAACTTTATCAGCAAGAATATCCAGAACCTAGTCCAGCTATTAAAACTAAAAGTCAAGCAATTGACATTGATTTTCTATTTCGGGATGTAAATAAGATTCTCGAATCAATGGATGTAGGGAGCGATCGCATCAGCCAGATTGTCTTAAGTTTACGGAATTTTTCGCGGGTGGATGAAGCGGGAATTAAAGCTGTAGATTTACACAGTGGGATTGAAAGCACACTGTTAATTTTGCAACATCGCTTGCAAGGTTCAGAAAATCAGCCCGAAATCCAGGTAATCAAGGAGTATGGTAACTTACCTCTGGCGAATTGCTATCCTAGCCACTTAAATCAAGTTTTCCTGAATATTATCAACAATTCCATTGATGCTATGCGAGATAATCCCCAATGCGGGGAAAAACCACAAATTCGGATTCGTACTGAAGTGATAGACAATCAACGCTTACGCATTGCGATCGCCAATACAGATAGTACAATTCCCCTAGATATTCAAAATCGCATCTTTGAACCGTTCTTTACAACAAAACCTGTTGGTCGTGGTACAGGTTTGGGTTTATTTGTCAGCTATTCAATTATCCAACAACATCACGGCATTTTAACTGTGCGATCGCAGCCAACCGAGGAAACAGAATTTGAGATTATTCTTCCTTTAATTTTATTGGCTGAAAAAAGCATAGCTGAAGATGAAAATATCTGTCATTTACGTTCAAATAATCCAATTAAAGAATTTTGA
- a CDS encoding alpha/beta hydrolase codes for MNVRAFFQAATVEDSPSPYNSIHLKVFYPAQISGTEQEGNLGFVPVNSQESKFPVVILFNGINCSPEIYQWLAIKLSQRGFVVVTFSWIAENLPGVVALTPGVDLKMLPPSMYGKGPTASALPTLLRMLDSLQREGILAGLLDLDKIVLGGHSAGGRVAIESADPRFCSQVVAAFAYGAHTAANVHLGYEAGTILPLPDSLPLLIIGGTCDGVIAKSSHSYGVTWEQPTTPIMRTFQEAIAGGRDDSYLLLLEGANHFSITDPFDSTTGRPFLDFPATQPEEQLRNLIAEMIGLFIDAHVRYQTTALEALNQMLVSQNSLIGLFERK; via the coding sequence ATGAATGTTCGAGCATTTTTCCAAGCTGCGACAGTTGAAGATAGTCCTTCACCCTATAACAGCATTCACTTAAAGGTTTTCTACCCAGCCCAAATTTCAGGTACTGAACAAGAAGGGAATTTGGGTTTTGTTCCTGTTAATTCTCAAGAATCTAAGTTTCCAGTTGTGATTCTTTTCAATGGAATTAACTGTAGCCCGGAAATTTATCAATGGTTGGCGATTAAATTATCACAACGTGGGTTTGTTGTTGTTACATTTTCTTGGATTGCCGAAAATTTGCCTGGGGTGGTGGCTCTTACGCCAGGTGTTGATTTGAAAATGTTACCTCCTAGTATGTATGGCAAAGGCCCGACAGCTTCCGCTTTACCAACACTGTTGAGGATGTTAGATAGTTTACAACGGGAAGGGATTTTGGCTGGCTTACTTGACTTAGACAAGATAGTTCTAGGCGGACATTCTGCTGGTGGTAGAGTGGCGATTGAAAGTGCAGATCCCAGATTTTGCTCACAAGTAGTAGCCGCCTTTGCTTATGGCGCACATACAGCAGCAAATGTACACCTAGGATATGAAGCCGGCACAATCTTACCTTTACCGGACTCCTTACCTTTACTAATAATTGGCGGAACCTGTGATGGAGTGATTGCAAAGAGTAGTCATAGCTATGGAGTGACTTGGGAACAACCGACAACTCCGATTATGCGGACTTTCCAAGAAGCGATCGCAGGTGGTAGAGATGATAGTTATTTACTTCTTCTAGAAGGAGCCAACCATTTTTCTATTACCGATCCATTTGATTCTACGACTGGTAGACCATTTCTAGATTTTCCAGCGACACAGCCAGAAGAACAACTCCGAAATTTAATCGCCGAAATGATTGGTTTATTCATTGATGCTCACGTTCGTTACCAAACAACCGCCCTCGAAGCTCTCAATCAAATGTTAGTATCTCAAAATTCTTTAATTGGATTATTTGAACGTAAATGA
- the phnD gene encoding phosphate/phosphite/phosphonate ABC transporter substrate-binding protein, producing the protein MKRRKLLSYSLLYFASFMTACNSNKQITEISTTAQKTIKFTVTDVNNLKELEENYEELRNKLEEILDVKIEFFPVENRTAAASALVSGKLDIAFAGPSEYLILNARAKTIPIIGVKRPNYHSIIVVRADSKVKLLTQLKGKTIAMRKIGSTSGHIGPTKLLIDGGLDPKNDVKIAMLGNKGLQALNKGEVEAWATASDTYKNELSKEKLSEKDFSIIAKSSLLPNDVFVSSNQLASDFVTDMKTRILANQDKILQSIVLADKKFQGASLVAANDSDYNMIREVYQKMGEGSFL; encoded by the coding sequence ATGAAACGACGCAAATTGCTTAGTTATTCACTCCTGTATTTTGCCAGTTTTATGACAGCATGTAATTCCAATAAACAAATTACAGAAATATCAACGACTGCTCAAAAAACTATTAAATTTACAGTTACAGATGTAAACAATCTCAAAGAATTGGAGGAAAATTATGAAGAACTACGCAATAAATTAGAGGAAATACTAGACGTTAAAATTGAATTTTTTCCAGTTGAAAATCGGACAGCAGCAGCATCAGCATTGGTATCAGGTAAATTAGATATTGCTTTCGCAGGCCCTTCAGAATACTTAATTTTAAATGCAAGAGCTAAAACTATTCCTATCATTGGTGTTAAGCGTCCTAACTACCATTCAATTATTGTTGTTCGTGCAGATAGCAAAGTAAAATTATTAACTCAATTAAAAGGCAAAACAATTGCCATGCGAAAAATTGGCTCAACTTCCGGTCATATTGGCCCAACAAAATTACTTATAGATGGTGGGTTAGATCCCAAAAATGATGTCAAAATTGCCATGTTGGGTAATAAAGGATTACAAGCCCTAAACAAAGGAGAAGTAGAAGCATGGGCGACTGCATCTGATACATATAAAAATGAATTGTCAAAGGAAAAATTATCAGAGAAAGATTTTTCTATAATAGCTAAAAGTTCACTACTACCCAATGATGTGTTTGTTAGTAGTAACCAATTAGCCTCTGACTTTGTAACCGATATGAAAACGCGGATACTGGCAAATCAGGATAAAATACTTCAAAGTATCGTACTGGCTGACAAAAAATTTCAAGGTGCAAGCTTGGTAGCAGCAAATGATTCTGACTACAACATGATTCGTGAGGTGTATCAAAAAATGGGAGAAGGAAGTTTTCTATAA